In Halopseudomonas nanhaiensis, a single window of DNA contains:
- a CDS encoding DUF1820 family protein, which produces MSKETQPIFRVIFHNQGQVYELYARQIFQSELWGFLEVEELVFGERSQMLVDPSEEKLKNQFEGVTRSFIPMPAVVRIDEVERVGQAKISEAKGGNVMAFPMPSGPAPSR; this is translated from the coding sequence ATGAGCAAAGAGACACAACCGATTTTCCGGGTGATTTTCCATAACCAGGGACAGGTCTATGAACTCTACGCCCGGCAGATATTCCAGAGCGAGCTGTGGGGCTTCCTTGAAGTGGAGGAGCTGGTCTTCGGCGAGCGGTCGCAGATGCTGGTCGATCCCAGCGAAGAAAAGCTCAAGAATCAGTTCGAGGGCGTAACACGCAGCTTCATCCCGATGCCGGCAGTGGTGCGCATCGACGAGGTCGAGCGCGTGGGTCAGGCCAAGATCAGCGAAGCCAAGGGTGGCAACGTCATGGCCTTCCCGATGCCATCCGGTCCGGCCCCGTCCCGCTAG
- a CDS encoding HlyC/CorC family transporter — protein MSEDRSTNGHKSWLDKLVQAFVHEPQSRQELLELLREAHANDVLDIEALSIIEGALQVSDMQVRDIMIPRSQMTTIKATQTPREFLPGVIEAAHSRYPVIGESVDDVLGILLAKDLLPLLLEDNTDRFNIKDLLRPATCVPESKRLNVLLKEFRSTRNHMAIVIDEYGSVSGLVTIEDVLEQIVGDIEDEHDVDEDSYIKPLPSGDFLVKGLTPIEDFNDSFETEFPDEEFDTVGGLVMNAFGHLPKRNEVVELDGFRVRVLNADSRRVHLLRVTVVNT, from the coding sequence ATGAGCGAAGATCGATCGACCAATGGGCACAAGTCCTGGCTGGACAAACTGGTCCAGGCTTTTGTCCATGAACCCCAGAGTCGCCAGGAATTGCTGGAGCTGCTGCGCGAGGCGCACGCCAACGATGTCCTGGATATCGAGGCGCTGTCGATCATTGAAGGTGCCCTGCAGGTATCGGACATGCAGGTGCGCGACATCATGATCCCCCGGTCACAGATGACCACCATCAAGGCAACCCAGACGCCGCGCGAATTCCTGCCCGGCGTGATCGAAGCGGCGCACTCGCGTTACCCGGTGATCGGTGAAAGCGTCGACGACGTGCTCGGCATCCTGCTCGCCAAGGATCTCCTGCCACTGTTGCTGGAGGACAATACCGACCGTTTCAACATCAAGGATCTGTTGCGACCGGCCACCTGCGTGCCCGAGTCGAAGCGGCTGAACGTGCTGCTCAAGGAGTTCCGGTCGACCCGCAATCACATGGCGATTGTCATCGATGAATACGGCAGCGTATCGGGACTGGTCACCATCGAGGACGTCCTCGAGCAGATCGTTGGCGACATCGAGGACGAGCACGATGTCGACGAGGACAGCTACATCAAGCCGCTGCCCAGCGGCGACTTCCTGGTCAAGGGCCTCACCCCGATCGAAGACTTCAACGACAGCTTTGAAACCGAATTCCCCGACGAGGAATTCGATACGGTAGGCGGCCTGGTGATGAACGCATTCGGTCACCTGCCCAAGCGCAATGAGGTCGTCGAACTGGACGGCTTCCGCGTGCGCGTACTCAACGCCGACAGCCGCCGCGTGCATCTGCTGCGAGTGACCGTAGTCAACACCTGA
- the lnt gene encoding apolipoprotein N-acyltransferase translates to MLTPLLHRLQGSGWPGHLLAVIAGALTTLALTPFDVWPLALTSTALLYWLLKPLSARQAAVRGWAWGVGLFASGISWVYVSIHVHGYAPAWLAGLLTALFVASLALLPALMGWLWARWLRPFHPGWLSACGFAALVIGQEIFRGWFLTGFPWLYQGYVHTDTWLIGWAPIGGVWLTGYLGVLTGCLVIERWIWTGLRSAGAAVLVIATVWLGGLGLAQLEWTRPVGDPLSVALVQADIAQARKWDPAHIDHTLALYRDLSYAQNPVDILVWPETAIPLLESTARDFVQGVAANLAERGTTLITGIPVDEYAADGSLRIYNGIMVARPEPDIYLKHKLVPFGEYVPLEDWLRGLIAFFDLPMSSFSRGPADQAPLRAAGYRLAPLICYETVYPAFTAKLAAQSELLISISNDSWFGHSIGPLQHLQMARMRSIESGRWMMRGTNNGVTALIDDRGVIRARIPQFRQATLSGWVQPRESLTPYLRVGSWPLGLLLVVTLVVCIGQRRRAR, encoded by the coding sequence TTGCTGACCCCACTTCTCCATCGCCTGCAGGGCTCCGGCTGGCCAGGCCATCTGCTGGCCGTCATCGCCGGCGCGCTCACCACCCTGGCTTTGACACCCTTCGATGTCTGGCCGCTGGCTCTGACATCGACCGCACTGCTGTATTGGCTGCTCAAGCCACTATCGGCACGACAGGCCGCCGTACGCGGCTGGGCGTGGGGCGTGGGATTGTTCGCCAGCGGCATATCCTGGGTGTATGTCAGCATTCATGTACACGGCTACGCACCGGCCTGGCTGGCGGGGTTGTTGACGGCACTGTTCGTCGCTTCCCTGGCGCTATTGCCGGCTTTGATGGGCTGGCTCTGGGCGCGCTGGTTGCGTCCTTTCCACCCGGGTTGGTTATCAGCGTGCGGCTTCGCCGCCCTGGTCATCGGCCAGGAAATATTCCGCGGCTGGTTCCTTACCGGCTTTCCCTGGCTCTACCAGGGCTACGTCCATACCGATACCTGGCTGATCGGCTGGGCGCCGATTGGCGGGGTCTGGCTGACAGGGTATCTGGGAGTACTCACCGGCTGTCTGGTGATCGAGCGGTGGATCTGGACCGGCTTGCGCAGCGCCGGCGCGGCGGTGCTGGTCATTGCCACCGTCTGGCTTGGCGGCCTGGGCCTGGCACAGCTGGAATGGACGCGTCCTGTCGGCGACCCGCTGTCGGTAGCGCTGGTTCAAGCCGACATAGCCCAGGCCCGCAAGTGGGATCCGGCGCACATCGACCACACGCTGGCGCTTTATAGAGACCTCAGCTACGCGCAGAATCCGGTGGACATTCTGGTCTGGCCGGAGACGGCCATCCCATTGCTGGAAAGCACCGCCCGCGACTTCGTCCAGGGCGTGGCAGCGAACCTGGCCGAACGCGGGACCACACTGATCACCGGCATACCGGTCGACGAATACGCTGCAGACGGTTCATTGCGCATTTACAACGGCATCATGGTGGCCAGACCCGAACCGGACATCTACCTGAAGCACAAGCTGGTGCCGTTTGGCGAATACGTGCCGCTCGAGGACTGGCTGCGTGGGCTGATCGCCTTCTTCGACCTGCCCATGTCGAGCTTCTCGCGCGGGCCGGCGGATCAGGCGCCTCTTCGAGCCGCCGGTTATCGCCTGGCGCCGCTGATCTGCTACGAAACCGTGTATCCCGCCTTCACCGCAAAGCTCGCCGCGCAGAGCGAACTGCTGATATCGATCAGCAATGACAGCTGGTTCGGCCATTCCATCGGGCCGCTGCAGCACCTGCAGATGGCGCGCATGCGCTCGATCGAGAGTGGACGCTGGATGATGCGGGGCACCAACAACGGGGTCACTGCACTGATCGATGATAGGGGCGTGATCCGCGCGCGCATCCCGCAATTCCGCCAGGCAACACTGAGTGGCTGGGTGCAGCCGCGCGAGTCGTTGACGCCCTATCTGCGCGTGGGGAGCTGGCCACTCGGGCTGCTGCTGGTGGTGACGCTAGTGGTATGTATCGGGCAGCGCCGGCGGGCGCGGTAA
- a CDS encoding PhoH family protein yields the protein MNTSSDIHRFSIEPVDSRRFANLCGQFDEHLRLIEQRLGIEVRNRANQFELIGDPEITRSAEAVLRQLYRETRGNADLTPDTVHLFLQESGLENLSEARHDGQPPMVLRTKRVTIQPRGPNQQSYVRSIQEHDINFGIGPAGTGKTYLAVACAVDALEREQIRRILLVRPAVEAGEKLGFLPGDLSQKIDPYLRPLYDALYEMLGFEQVAKLIERQVIEVAPLAYMRGRTLNNSFIILDESQNTTLEQMKMFLTRIGFGSTAVITGDITQVDLPRGTRSGLTHVIEVLKDVKGIGFTHFRSKDVVRHPLVQRIVEAYDRFDDQQEQRKADERREREARELRNGD from the coding sequence TTGAATACATCTTCGGACATCCACCGCTTTAGTATCGAACCCGTCGACTCCCGCCGCTTTGCCAACCTGTGCGGCCAGTTCGACGAGCACCTGCGTCTGATCGAACAGCGTCTTGGCATCGAGGTGCGCAATCGAGCCAACCAGTTCGAGCTGATCGGCGATCCGGAGATTACCCGCTCCGCCGAAGCCGTGCTGCGCCAGCTTTACCGCGAGACGCGCGGCAATGCCGACCTGACGCCCGATACCGTCCACCTGTTTCTGCAGGAGTCCGGACTGGAAAATCTCAGCGAAGCCCGGCACGACGGTCAGCCGCCGATGGTGCTGCGCACGAAGCGCGTGACCATCCAGCCGCGGGGCCCGAATCAGCAGAGCTATGTCCGCTCGATCCAGGAACACGACATCAATTTCGGCATAGGTCCGGCAGGCACCGGCAAGACGTACCTGGCCGTCGCCTGCGCCGTCGATGCGCTGGAGCGCGAGCAGATCCGCCGCATTCTGCTGGTGCGTCCGGCCGTCGAGGCCGGCGAGAAGCTCGGCTTCCTGCCCGGTGATCTTTCGCAGAAGATCGATCCCTACCTGCGTCCCCTGTACGACGCGCTGTACGAGATGCTGGGCTTCGAACAGGTCGCCAAGCTGATCGAGCGGCAGGTGATCGAGGTCGCCCCCCTGGCATACATGCGCGGCCGCACCCTGAACAACAGCTTCATCATTCTCGACGAAAGTCAGAACACCACGCTGGAGCAGATGAAGATGTTCCTGACGCGGATCGGCTTCGGCTCGACTGCGGTCATTACCGGTGACATCACCCAGGTCGACCTGCCACGCGGCACGCGTTCGGGTCTGACCCATGTGATCGAAGTTCTGAAGGACGTAAAGGGCATCGGCTTCACTCACTTCCGTTCCAAGGACGTGGTCCGCCACCCCCTGGTGCAGCGCATCGTCGAGGCCTACGATCGGTTCGACGACCAGCAGGAACAGCGCAAGGCCGATGAACGTCGCGAACGCGAAGCCCGCGAGCTGCGCAATGGCGATTGA
- the miaB gene encoding tRNA (N6-isopentenyl adenosine(37)-C2)-methylthiotransferase MiaB, with amino-acid sequence MPKKLFIQTHGCQMNEYDSSRMADLLGEHQAMELTDNPDDADVILLNTCSIREKAQEKVFSELGRWRPLKERNPELVIGVGGCVASQEGTAIRDRAPYVDVVFGPQTLHRLPEMIDAARSTRQPQVDVSFPEIEKFDRLPEPRVDGPTAFVSIMEGCSKYCSFCVVPYTRGEEVSRPFDDVIAEVIHLAENGVREVTLLGQNVNGYRGQTHDGTIADLADLIRVVAAIDGIDRIRYTTSHPLEFSDSLIQAHAEVPELVKYLHLPVQSGSDRVLAGMKRNHTALEYKSRVRKLKAAVPDILLSSDFIVGFPGETDRDFEQTMKLVEDVGFDFSYSFVYSARPGTPASDLPDETPMEVKKQRLKILQDRINQQGFANSRRMVGTRQRILVTDYSKKDPGMLQGRTEHNRIVNFRSANPQLIGQFVDVHIDEALPHSLRGTLLDTQTLH; translated from the coding sequence ATGCCCAAGAAACTATTTATCCAGACCCACGGTTGCCAGATGAACGAGTATGACAGCTCGCGCATGGCCGACCTGCTCGGCGAACATCAGGCAATGGAGCTGACTGACAACCCGGATGATGCTGACGTCATTCTCCTGAACACCTGCTCGATTCGCGAGAAGGCGCAGGAGAAGGTATTTTCCGAACTCGGCCGATGGCGTCCGCTGAAGGAGCGCAATCCGGAGCTGGTAATCGGTGTCGGCGGCTGCGTGGCCAGTCAGGAAGGCACGGCGATTCGCGACCGTGCCCCGTACGTCGATGTAGTCTTCGGACCGCAGACGCTGCACCGCCTGCCGGAAATGATCGACGCTGCGCGCAGCACCCGTCAGCCTCAGGTGGATGTCTCCTTCCCCGAGATCGAGAAGTTCGATCGCCTGCCGGAGCCGCGCGTCGACGGTCCGACGGCCTTCGTGTCGATCATGGAAGGCTGCAGCAAATACTGCAGTTTCTGCGTCGTGCCCTACACCCGTGGCGAGGAAGTCAGCCGGCCCTTCGATGACGTCATCGCCGAAGTGATCCACCTGGCCGAGAACGGCGTGCGGGAAGTGACACTGCTGGGTCAGAACGTCAATGGCTACCGTGGCCAGACCCACGACGGCACGATTGCCGATCTGGCTGATCTGATTCGCGTCGTCGCGGCGATCGACGGTATCGACCGCATCCGCTACACCACCTCGCACCCGCTGGAGTTTTCCGACAGCCTGATCCAGGCCCATGCCGAGGTGCCGGAACTGGTCAAGTATCTGCACCTTCCCGTCCAGTCGGGCTCCGACCGCGTGCTGGCAGGCATGAAGCGCAACCACACGGCGCTCGAGTACAAGTCTCGCGTACGCAAGCTCAAGGCCGCGGTGCCGGATATCCTGCTCAGCTCGGACTTCATTGTCGGCTTTCCCGGCGAGACCGACCGGGACTTCGAACAGACCATGAAACTGGTGGAGGATGTGGGCTTCGACTTCTCCTACTCATTCGTCTACAGCGCCCGCCCCGGCACGCCGGCCTCGGACCTGCCGGACGAGACGCCGATGGAGGTGAAGAAGCAGCGCCTGAAGATCCTTCAGGATCGTATCAACCAGCAGGGCTTCGCCAACAGCAGGCGTATGGTCGGTACCCGTCAGCGCATTCTGGTCACTGACTATTCGAAGAAGGACCCGGGCATGCTGCAGGGCCGGACCGAGCACAACCGGATCGTCAATTTCCGGAGTGCCAATCCGCAACTGATCGGCCAGTTCGTTGACGTGCACATCGACGAAGCACTGCCGCACTCCCTGCGGGGAACTCTGCTGGACACCCAGACTCTCCACTGA
- a CDS encoding tetratricopeptide repeat protein, producing MKASLLRFALLACVALPLTAGAQSGNSLLISTEERCALNRVDDESLPLAMESCKEIAESGDQSAQYELGEFYYHGERTERDIETALIWYEQASLQGHPGAQYRLGLMHSQGEGVERNLPQAYVILKMAAVNGKDAAMDASDTIATQMSQEEMAAATQVLSTLFRNYLAQIREEQLTRPSSEAPATLQMAPPAPEADQP from the coding sequence ATGAAAGCCTCGCTTCTTCGCTTCGCCCTGCTTGCCTGCGTGGCCCTGCCGTTGACCGCCGGGGCACAGTCAGGCAATTCCCTGCTGATCAGCACCGAAGAGCGCTGCGCGCTCAACCGGGTAGACGATGAAAGCCTGCCCTTGGCGATGGAGAGCTGCAAGGAGATTGCCGAATCCGGGGACCAGAGCGCCCAGTACGAGCTGGGCGAGTTCTACTACCATGGCGAACGCACCGAGCGGGACATTGAAACCGCGCTGATCTGGTACGAGCAGGCGTCTCTTCAGGGTCACCCGGGTGCGCAGTATCGGCTCGGACTGATGCATTCCCAGGGCGAGGGCGTAGAGCGCAACCTCCCGCAGGCCTATGTCATCCTCAAGATGGCGGCGGTTAACGGAAAGGACGCGGCAATGGACGCCAGCGACACCATCGCTACGCAGATGAGTCAGGAAGAAATGGCGGCGGCGACGCAAGTGCTCAGCACCCTGTTCCGCAATTATCTTGCGCAGATTCGCGAGGAGCAGCTGACCCGGCCTTCATCCGAGGCGCCCGCTACCCTGCAGATGGCGCCGCCTGCGCCAGAGGCGGACCAACCCTAG
- the ybeY gene encoding rRNA maturation RNase YbeY — translation MAIEVDIQRASEAADQPDDESFIRWAGLALRDRPGHELTIRLVDEDESRTLNREYRDRDYPTNVLSFPADLPPELNIPLLGDLVVCVQVVQREALEQRKSAESHWAHMVIHGCLHLLGHDHIDDAQAEEMEEIERQLMAELGFPDPYIANHE, via the coding sequence ATGGCGATTGAAGTCGACATTCAGCGCGCCTCTGAAGCGGCCGACCAGCCTGACGACGAAAGCTTCATACGCTGGGCCGGGCTCGCCCTCAGGGACCGGCCCGGCCATGAGCTGACCATCCGTCTGGTTGACGAGGACGAGAGCCGGACCCTTAACCGCGAATACCGCGACCGGGATTATCCGACCAACGTTCTATCGTTCCCCGCTGATCTGCCCCCTGAACTGAACATACCCCTGCTGGGCGATCTGGTGGTATGTGTTCAGGTGGTTCAGCGCGAGGCGCTGGAGCAGCGGAAATCCGCCGAATCACATTGGGCTCACATGGTCATTCATGGATGCTTGCATCTACTGGGTCATGACCATATAGACGATGCACAAGCCGAGGAAATGGAAGAGATCGAGCGCCAGCTGATGGCCGAACTCGGCTTTCCCGACCCCTATATTGCCAATCATGAGTAA